One stretch of Podospora bellae-mahoneyi strain CBS 112042 chromosome 2, whole genome shotgun sequence DNA includes these proteins:
- the HAT2 gene encoding Histone acetyltransferase type B subunit 2 (EggNog:ENOG503NV7T; COG:B) has protein sequence MAPTEVVNDVDVNMEEEDEDEKMQQKLINEEYKVWKKNSPFLYSMILSTALEWPTLTTQWFPDVKDVPDKNYTTHRLLLGTHTAEGKPNYLQIADVEVPKPVKPSARDYDEDRGEIGGHGNLGGSGEPHVIKMTITQKIDHPGEVNKARYQPQNPDIIATLAVDGRVLIFDRTKHSLQPTGTPNPQLECIGHTQEGFGLDWSPDKLGWLATGSEDNTVMVWDLNSYSGTDKKVRPWRKYTHHSHVVNDVQYNPITPSWIGTVSDDVTMQVIDIRTADSTKAAAVARDGHSDAINAIAWNPKVNYLVATASADKTIGIWDLRNLKAGKIHTLEGHNDAVTSLAWNPIDHAILGSGSYDRRIILWDISLIGDEQTPEEAEDGPPELLFMHGGHTNHLADFSWNKNIPWLVCSAAEDNLLQIWQPTKSIISPPNQEMEMNEMGSADGTSIP, from the exons ATGGCTCCCACCGAGGTTGTCAACGACGTGGACG TCAAtatggaggaagaggacgaggacgagaaaATGCAGCAAAAACTCATCAACGAGG AGTACAAGGtctggaagaagaacagTCCATTCCTCTACAGCATGATCCTCAGCACAGCGTTGGAGTGGCCGACACTGACCACCCAGTGGTTCCCCGACGTTAAGGACGTACCAGACAAGAATTACACGACCCATCGTCTCCTTCTGGGAACACATACTGCAGAGGGCAAGCCAAACTACCTTCAGATCGCCGACGTCGAGGTGCCAAAGCCGGTCAAGCCTAGCGCTCGCGACTACGATGAGGACCGCGGCGAGATTGGCGGACATGGAAACTTGGGCGGATCTGGCGAGCCGCATGTGATCAAGATGACGATTACGCAAAAGATCGATCACCCGGGCGAAGTCAACAAGGCGCGATACCAACCTCAAAATCCCGACATCATCGCCACGCTCGCTGTCGACGGGAGGGTGCTCATTTTCGATCGGACCAAGCACAGCTTGCAGCCAACGGGAACCCCCAATCCCCAGCTCGAGTGCATTGGTCACACGCAGGAAGGTTTCGGTCTGGACTGGAGCCCAGACAAGCTTGGCTGGTTGGCGACCGGTAGCGAAGACAATACCGTCATGGTATGGGATTTGAACTCGTACAGCGGCACTGACAAGAAGGTGAGGCCTTGGCGCAAGTACACCCACCACAGCCATGTCGTCAACGATGTCCAGTACAACCCAATCACCCCGTCCTGGATCGGCACCGTATCAGACGATGTGACGATGCAAGTCATTGACATCCGCACCGCTGACAGCACCAAGGCGGCTGCCGTTGCCCGCGATGGCCACAGCGATGCCATCAATGCCATCGCCTGGAACCCCAAGGTCAACTACCTCGTCGCCACCGCCTCGGCTGACAAGACGATTGGTATCTGGGATCTCCGAAACCTCAAGGCCGGCAAGATCCACACGCTCGAGGGCCACAACGACGCGGTTACCTCTCTGGCCTGGAACCCAATCGACCACGCCATCCTCGGCAGTGGAAGCTACGACCGCCGGATTATCCTCTGGGATATCAGCCTTATTGGTGACGAGCAAACAcccgaggaggctgaggatgGACCGCCGGAGCTTCTGTTCATGCACGGCGGCCACACTAACCATCTGGCCGACTTCAGCTGGAACAAAAACATCCCCTGGCTCGTCTGCAGTGCGGCCGAGGACAACTTGCTGCAGATCTGGCAGCCGACCAAGAGCATCATCTCGCCGCCGAAccaggagatggagatgaacGAAATGGGGAGCGCCGACGGAACATCTATCCCCTAG